One Dokdonia sp. Dokd-P16 genomic window carries:
- the trpB gene encoding tryptophan synthase subunit beta, whose translation MNTLEKEKSYQADERGYYGDFGGAFIPEMLYPNVEELRSQYVQIMQEPDFQEEFKQLLKDYVGRPTPLYYAKRFSEKYGTKVYLKREDLCHTGAHKVNNTIGQILMAQRLGKTRIIAETGAGQHGVATATVCALMGLECIVYMGAIDIERQAPNVARMKMLGATVRPAMSGSRTLKDATNEAIRDWINNPVNTHYIIGSVVGPHPYPDMVARFQSVISEETKKQLLEKEGKENPDYVVACVGGGSNAAGLYYHYLDQPDVGIIAVEAAGKGVDTGESAATSALGREGIIHGSKTLLMQTDDGQITEPYSISAGLDYPGVGPMHANLFRSGRGEFISVTDEDAMAAGLELSKLEGIIPAIETSHALAIFETRKFKKDDIVVINLSGRGDKDLNTYIDYFKL comes from the coding sequence ATGAATACACTAGAAAAAGAAAAAAGTTACCAAGCAGACGAGAGAGGCTATTATGGAGATTTTGGAGGTGCATTTATTCCAGAAATGCTCTACCCTAATGTAGAAGAATTGCGCTCACAGTATGTACAAATCATGCAAGAGCCAGACTTCCAAGAGGAATTCAAGCAACTCCTTAAAGACTACGTAGGTCGCCCTACTCCGCTTTATTATGCAAAAAGATTTAGTGAGAAGTATGGTACAAAAGTCTACTTAAAAAGAGAAGATCTTTGTCATACAGGAGCACATAAAGTAAATAATACGATAGGTCAGATTTTAATGGCGCAGCGTCTAGGTAAAACTAGAATCATTGCAGAGACTGGTGCTGGACAGCACGGTGTTGCAACAGCTACCGTTTGTGCACTTATGGGACTAGAATGTATCGTATATATGGGTGCTATTGATATAGAGCGCCAGGCGCCAAACGTGGCACGCATGAAAATGCTAGGAGCAACCGTGCGACCAGCAATGTCTGGAAGTAGAACACTTAAAGATGCAACAAACGAGGCTATACGTGACTGGATCAATAACCCAGTAAACACACATTACATTATAGGTTCTGTGGTGGGACCACACCCATATCCAGATATGGTAGCGCGTTTCCAGTCGGTGATTTCTGAGGAGACTAAGAAGCAATTACTAGAAAAAGAAGGGAAAGAAAATCCTGACTATGTAGTTGCCTGTGTAGGTGGCGGTAGTAATGCTGCTGGTTTATACTACCACTATCTAGATCAACCAGATGTAGGCATTATCGCTGTAGAAGCTGCTGGAAAAGGGGTAGATACTGGTGAGAGTGCTGCAACATCTGCACTAGGTCGTGAAGGAATTATACACGGAAGTAAGACCTTGTTGATGCAAACAGACGATGGGCAGATTACAGAGCCTTATTCTATTTCTGCTGGTCTTGATTACCCAGGTGTAGGACCTATGCACGCAAATCTCTTCCGCTCTGGACGTGGGGAGTTTATCTCTGTTACAGATGAAGATGCAATGGCAGCTGGACTAGAATTAAGTAAACTAGAAGGTATTATTCCTGCGATAGAAACAAGTCATGCGCTTGCTATTTTTGAAACTAGAAAATTCAAAAAAGATGATATTGTGGTGATCAATCTTTCGGGACGTGGTGATAAGGATTTGAATACCTATATCGATTATTTCAAGCTTTAG
- the trpC gene encoding indole-3-glycerol phosphate synthase TrpC: MTILDKITADKIKEVALRKSLIPVSQLEQSVLFERDIISLAKAVRDGSGIIAEHKRRSPSKSVINNGLNVQDVARGYEQAGVSGMSVLTDMKYFGGSLDDLIIARASTSFPLLRKEFIVDEYQILEAKAYGADAILLIAATLSRKQIEQFSTFAKSLGLDVLCESHNEEELQKSIMPSVDMLGINNRNLKTFEVSLETSKELIKQIPDNFIKISESGISSVEAIKELKPHGFHGFLIGENFMKTDNPGESAATFINQL, from the coding sequence ATGACGATACTAGATAAAATTACAGCAGATAAAATCAAGGAAGTAGCTTTAAGAAAAAGCCTTATTCCTGTGAGTCAGTTAGAGCAATCTGTGCTTTTTGAACGAGATATTATTTCGCTCGCTAAGGCCGTGCGCGATGGCTCTGGTATTATTGCAGAGCACAAAAGAAGATCACCTAGTAAGTCTGTTATAAATAATGGATTAAATGTACAAGACGTTGCTCGTGGTTATGAGCAAGCTGGTGTGAGCGGTATGTCTGTACTTACAGATATGAAATATTTTGGCGGCTCGCTAGACGATTTGATTATCGCTAGAGCTTCGACTAGTTTTCCACTATTACGCAAAGAGTTTATAGTAGATGAATACCAGATTCTTGAAGCCAAGGCGTACGGTGCAGATGCGATATTACTGATTGCAGCTACGCTTTCGCGAAAGCAAATAGAGCAGTTTTCGACCTTTGCAAAAAGTCTTGGTCTCGATGTGCTTTGTGAATCTCACAATGAAGAAGAATTACAGAAGTCAATTATGCCATCTGTAGATATGCTAGGCATCAACAACCGAAACCTTAAGACCTTTGAAGTAAGTCTAGAAACGAGCAAGGAACTCATTAAACAAATTCCAGACAATTTTATAAAAATCTCAGAAAGTGGCATTAGCTCGGTTGAAGCGATTAAAGAACTAAAACCACACGGTTTTCACGGATTTTTAATTGGTGAAAACTTTATGAAAACAGATAACCCAGGAGAGAGCGCAGCAACTTTTATTAATCAGTTATAA
- the coaD gene encoding pantetheine-phosphate adenylyltransferase gives MRKAVFPGSFDPITLGHYDIIERGLTLFDEVILAIGVNADKKYMFSLEQRKQFLIDTFKDEPRIKVMTYKGLTIDFCKEQESEFILRGLRNPGDFEFEKAIAHTNRKLSGIETVFLLTSSGKSYISSSIVRDVIRNGGDCSGLVPDVVEPCANEIWKEIQEKE, from the coding sequence ATGAGAAAAGCAGTATTTCCTGGAAGTTTTGACCCTATTACTCTTGGGCATTATGATATTATAGAAAGAGGTTTGACACTTTTTGATGAGGTGATACTTGCTATAGGTGTTAATGCAGATAAGAAATACATGTTCTCATTAGAGCAGCGCAAGCAGTTTCTTATTGATACCTTTAAAGATGAGCCGCGTATTAAAGTAATGACTTATAAAGGTCTTACTATAGACTTCTGTAAGGAGCAAGAAAGCGAATTTATACTAAGAGGACTGCGTAATCCTGGAGATTTTGAGTTTGAAAAAGCGATAGCGCATACTAACAGGAAATTATCTGGTATTGAGACGGTATTCTTACTTACCAGCTCTGGTAAGAGTTACATATCTTCATCTATTGTGCGCGATGTAATTCGTAACGGTGGTGACTGTTCTGGTCTAGTGCCAGATGTGGTAGAACCTTGTGCAAATGAGATTTGGAAAGAAATTCAAGAGAAAGAGTAG
- a CDS encoding YceI family protein, translated as MKKKITTALLALIVTTGAFANTNPILKKVIVKESSINWTGKKVLGQHNGTIDLVSGSLEMEDDKLVGGNFVVDMTTIAVTDLKAGEGKEKLEGHLNSPDFFDTANHNEATFTITEVTESATGYNVVGDLTIKGHTESVSVNMVVTENTATTTFDVDRTKYGVRYGSASFFDNLKDNAISDNFELAVNLTF; from the coding sequence ATGAAAAAGAAAATTACAACAGCATTACTAGCACTTATCGTAACTACAGGTGCATTTGCTAACACAAACCCAATTCTTAAAAAGGTTATCGTAAAAGAAAGCAGTATCAACTGGACTGGAAAAAAAGTATTAGGCCAGCACAATGGAACTATTGATCTTGTTTCTGGTTCACTAGAAATGGAAGATGATAAACTAGTAGGTGGAAATTTTGTTGTAGACATGACTACTATCGCAGTTACAGATCTTAAAGCAGGAGAAGGAAAAGAAAAACTAGAGGGACACTTGAACTCTCCAGATTTCTTTGACACTGCAAATCATAATGAAGCAACTTTTACTATTACAGAAGTTACAGAAAGTGCTACTGGATATAATGTTGTGGGAGACCTAACGATTAAAGGTCATACAGAATCTGTATCAGTAAATATGGTTGTAACTGAAAATACAGCGACCACTACTTTTGATGTAGACCGCACAAAATATGGAGTACGTTACGGATCGGCATCATTTTTTGACAACTTAAAAGACAACGCAATCTCAGATAATTTTGAACTTGCTGTAAACTTGACATTTTAA
- a CDS encoding MarR family winged helix-turn-helix transcriptional regulator: MTIEEHIKTKTLGVAQKLTINLSYTAQWSNDIIASALKSHDLSLQQFNVLRILRGQKGKPANLSTLNERMVTKASNTTRLVDKLIKKELVARATCPSNRRKVEITITNGGLSLLKILDAAVSNAEEKITSQLDNNEIEQLNNLLNKLRTETKN, encoded by the coding sequence ATGACAATAGAAGAACATATTAAAACAAAGACGCTAGGTGTAGCTCAAAAACTCACCATAAATCTCTCATATACCGCACAATGGTCTAATGACATTATTGCTAGCGCTCTAAAATCTCATGACTTGTCATTACAGCAATTTAACGTGTTGCGCATATTAAGAGGACAAAAGGGAAAGCCGGCAAATCTTTCTACACTTAACGAGCGTATGGTTACCAAGGCAAGTAACACTACTCGTCTAGTAGATAAGCTTATCAAAAAAGAATTAGTAGCACGAGCTACTTGTCCTTCTAATCGCCGCAAAGTTGAAATCACCATTACAAACGGTGGCCTTTCACTCCTAAAAATACTTGATGCGGCGGTTAGTAATGCCGAAGAAAAAATTACGTCTCAGCTAGACAATAATGAGATAGAGCAGCTCAATAACTTGCTCAATAAATTAAGAACAGAAACAAAAAACTAA
- the trpD gene encoding anthranilate phosphoribosyltransferase, producing the protein MKQILNRLINHDQLTKTESREVLVNISEGKYNHSQIASFLTVYMMRSITVDELEGFRDALLDLCLAVDFSEYNAIDLCGTGGDGKDTFNISTLSSFITAGAGVNVTKHGNYGVSSVSGSSNVMEHLGIKFSNDKDFLKRSMDEVGMCVLHAPLFHPAMKNVAPIRRELGVKTFFNMLGPMVNPAFPSNQLVGVFNLELARMYGYLYQKGDKNFTILHALDGYDEISLTGATKAITNHTEMMLEPADFGVSPHLQKDIYGGDTVESSAKIFMDVISGKGTDAQNNVVCANAGMAIATVQGLTPLQGFEKAKESLFSGKAAQKLSKLQALSN; encoded by the coding sequence ATGAAACAAATACTCAATAGATTAATAAATCACGATCAGCTCACAAAAACAGAGAGTCGTGAGGTACTCGTAAATATTTCTGAAGGAAAATATAATCACAGTCAGATTGCTTCTTTTCTCACAGTCTATATGATGCGTAGCATTACCGTAGATGAGTTAGAAGGTTTTAGAGACGCATTGCTAGATCTTTGTCTTGCAGTGGATTTTTCTGAGTATAATGCTATAGATCTTTGTGGTACTGGAGGTGATGGAAAAGATACTTTTAATATCTCAACACTGTCTAGTTTTATCACTGCTGGTGCTGGAGTAAACGTTACAAAACACGGTAATTACGGAGTGAGCTCTGTGAGTGGTAGTAGTAATGTAATGGAGCACCTTGGGATTAAATTCAGTAATGACAAGGACTTTTTAAAACGCTCTATGGATGAAGTGGGCATGTGTGTATTACACGCACCACTTTTCCACCCTGCCATGAAAAATGTAGCACCTATACGCAGAGAATTAGGTGTAAAGACCTTTTTCAATATGCTAGGCCCTATGGTTAATCCTGCGTTCCCAAGCAACCAGTTAGTGGGCGTTTTTAACCTTGAGCTCGCTAGGATGTACGGATATTTATATCAAAAAGGTGATAAGAATTTTACCATACTACACGCCCTAGATGGTTATGATGAGATCTCACTTACGGGAGCTACAAAAGCAATTACTAATCATACAGAGATGATGCTTGAGCCAGCAGATTTTGGCGTAAGCCCACATTTACAGAAAGATATTTATGGAGGTGATACTGTGGAGTCTTCGGCAAAGATATTTATGGATGTGATTTCAGGTAAGGGAACAGACGCTCAGAATAATGTGGTGTGTGCAAATGCAGGAATGGCGATTGCTACCGTGCAAGGACTAACACCTCTTCAAGGATTTGAAAAAGCAAAAGAGAGTTTGTTTTCTGGTAAAGCAGCTCAAAAACTAAGCAAACTACAAGCCTTAAGCAACTAA
- a CDS encoding phosphoribosylanthranilate isomerase, producing MKHNTQEVAALQPDYLGFIFYEKSKRDFGDLEIPELPEGIDRVGVFVDADIAFAKAKITQHNLNVIQLHGSETPEYINELQSCLVERSRDLKIWKVFGIKDSFDFEQLTPYEGLVDAFLFDTKGKEKGGNGYTFDWSVLKNYTSQTPIILSGGIGLEEVEKVTKILATDLPIIALDVNSKFEDEPGMKNIEKLKKFKEAIAAFTPSRS from the coding sequence ATGAAGCATAATACACAAGAGGTAGCTGCATTGCAGCCAGACTATCTTGGGTTTATATTTTATGAGAAGAGCAAACGAGATTTTGGCGACCTAGAGATTCCAGAATTACCTGAGGGAATTGACCGCGTAGGGGTTTTTGTAGATGCTGATATTGCTTTCGCGAAAGCGAAAATAACACAGCACAACCTCAACGTGATCCAGTTACATGGTAGCGAAACACCTGAATATATAAATGAGCTTCAAAGTTGTCTGGTCGAGCGCAGTCGAGACCTCAAGATTTGGAAAGTTTTTGGAATCAAAGACAGTTTTGACTTTGAGCAGCTCACTCCTTACGAGGGCCTTGTAGATGCTTTCCTTTTTGACACAAAGGGAAAAGAAAAAGGAGGAAATGGATACACCTTTGACTGGAGTGTGTTAAAAAATTACACATCTCAAACGCCTATCATTTTAAGTGGCGGCATAGGACTAGAAGAAGTAGAAAAAGTAACAAAAATACTGGCAACAGATTTGCCTATTATCGCACTTGATGTAAATAGCAAGTTTGAAGATGAGCCAGGAATGAAGAATATAGAAAAATTGAAAAAGTTTAAAGAAGCGATCGCAGCGTTTACGCCGTCTCGCTCATAA
- the trpA gene encoding tryptophan synthase subunit alpha has translation MNRIKQKLQEDKKLLSLYFTAGYPAIDDTVSILTQLQESGVDMVEIGLPFSDPLADGPTIQESSTAALHNGMTTEKLFSQLDGIRETIHIPLIVMGYFNPMLQYGVEKFCKRCQEIGIDGIIMPDLPLAEYEAEYKAIFEKYGLINVFLITPQTSDARIQQLDAASDGFIYMVSSASTTGGTSGFSNTTSDYFERIAAMNLKSQQIVGFGISNEETFKAATTHQKGAIIGSAFIKHITKNGANSVASFVETIR, from the coding sequence ATGAATAGAATAAAACAAAAATTACAAGAAGATAAAAAGCTACTAAGCTTATACTTCACTGCTGGATATCCAGCGATAGATGATACTGTTTCAATATTAACGCAGCTTCAAGAAAGCGGTGTTGATATGGTGGAGATAGGGTTACCATTTTCTGATCCGCTGGCAGATGGACCTACTATTCAAGAATCCAGTACTGCCGCGCTTCATAACGGAATGACAACAGAGAAGCTTTTTTCTCAATTAGACGGAATTCGTGAGACCATACATATCCCACTTATTGTGATGGGTTACTTTAACCCGATGTTGCAATATGGAGTTGAGAAATTCTGTAAGCGTTGTCAAGAAATAGGGATAGATGGTATTATCATGCCGGACTTACCACTAGCAGAATACGAAGCAGAGTATAAAGCAATCTTCGAAAAATACGGACTTATCAATGTATTTCTCATTACTCCTCAAACGAGTGATGCACGCATCCAGCAACTAGATGCGGCAAGTGACGGCTTTATCTATATGGTGAGTAGCGCGAGTACTACAGGTGGTACAAGTGGCTTTAGCAATACAACTTCAGATTATTTTGAGCGCATCGCGGCAATGAATCTAAAGAGCCAGCAAATTGTAGGATTTGGTATTAGTAATGAAGAGACTTTTAAAGCAGCAACTACCCATCAAAAAGGTGCCATTATAGGAAGTGCATTTATAAAGCATATTACTAAGAATGGAGCAAATAGTGTTGCTAGCTTTGTAGAAACTATTAGGTAA
- a CDS encoding thioredoxin family protein has protein sequence MKTFKILTLLALVVVVSAFAANAVIKKDRSGYDIGDEAGDFYLRNVDNAMMSLRDFEDAKGFVVVFTCNTCPFSIANEDRLIAIDTKYKKLGYPVIAINPNDPHIKPGDSFKAMQQRAKKKGFTFPYLLDDGQEIFPKYGATKTPHVYVLQRVQEKNIVKYIGAIDNSSRDEKAVTEKYLENALDEILSGKEVTLKETKAIGCAIKS, from the coding sequence ATGAAAACATTTAAAATCTTAACGTTACTAGCCTTAGTGGTAGTAGTATCTGCATTTGCTGCAAATGCTGTTATTAAAAAGGATAGAAGCGGATACGACATAGGTGATGAAGCAGGAGATTTTTATCTACGTAACGTAGACAATGCGATGATGTCATTGAGAGACTTTGAGGATGCAAAGGGTTTTGTAGTTGTGTTTACATGCAACACTTGTCCTTTTTCAATAGCTAATGAAGATAGATTAATTGCTATTGATACCAAATATAAAAAGTTAGGTTATCCAGTAATCGCGATTAATCCAAATGATCCGCATATTAAGCCTGGAGACAGTTTTAAAGCGATGCAACAACGTGCAAAGAAGAAGGGATTTACTTTTCCTTATCTGCTAGATGATGGTCAAGAAATTTTTCCTAAATATGGAGCAACAAAAACTCCACATGTTTACGTGTTACAACGCGTTCAAGAAAAGAATATAGTTAAGTACATAGGTGCTATAGATAATAGTAGTCGAGATGAAAAAGCTGTTACAGAAAAATACTTAGAAAATGCTCTTGATGAGATTTTGTCAGGTAAGGAGGTTACACTTAAAGAAACCAAAGCTATAGGTTGTGCGATTAAGTCGTAA
- a CDS encoding anthranilate synthase component I family protein — translation MTYKLKTSSKRLLADTITPVSVYLRLRDRFPNSLLLESSDYHANDNSFSYICCNPIASIEVGNGIIKQQFPDGKSEEITITDDTNVVGVLDAFAKAFSSTKTAHKFINNGLFGYLSYDSVQYFEDLKISKKEEDLNIPDIYYAVYQNIIAINHFNNEAHIFCHNTSGESNIEEIEQMLKSKNFAEYKFARNNELTSNITDEDYKALVDTCKKHCQRGDVFQIVPSKRFSQQFTGDEFNVYRALRSVNPSPYLFYFDYGDYKIFGSSPEAQIIVQDRKAEIHPIAGTFKRTGNDEQDAILAKELAKDEKENSEHVMLVDLARNDLSRNGHDVTVETYREVQFFSHVIHLVSKVTGQMHKDSNTLQVVADTFPAGTLSGAPKHMAMQLLEKYENRNRTFYGGAIGFMDFYGNFNHAIIIRSFLSKNHTLHWQAGAGVVSGSDPAKELQEVYNKLGALNKALDIAEDI, via the coding sequence ATGACATATAAATTAAAAACTTCATCAAAACGCCTTCTGGCAGACACCATTACTCCGGTATCTGTATACCTAAGATTGCGTGACCGTTTTCCTAATAGTTTGCTGCTCGAGAGTAGTGATTATCATGCAAATGATAATAGTTTCTCATACATCTGCTGCAATCCCATCGCTTCCATAGAAGTGGGTAACGGGATCATAAAACAGCAATTTCCAGATGGTAAAAGCGAGGAAATAACAATTACTGATGATACTAACGTTGTGGGTGTTTTAGACGCTTTCGCGAAAGCGTTCTCATCTACAAAGACCGCTCATAAATTCATAAATAATGGATTGTTTGGCTATTTATCGTATGACTCTGTACAGTATTTTGAGGATCTAAAAATCTCCAAAAAAGAGGAAGATCTGAATATACCGGATATCTATTATGCGGTATATCAAAATATCATCGCTATCAATCACTTTAATAATGAAGCGCACATCTTCTGCCACAATACTTCTGGAGAAAGTAATATTGAGGAGATAGAGCAAATGCTCAAGTCAAAAAACTTTGCCGAATATAAGTTTGCTCGTAATAATGAGCTTACAAGCAATATTACAGATGAAGATTATAAGGCACTTGTAGACACCTGCAAGAAGCACTGCCAGCGTGGAGATGTATTCCAGATTGTACCTAGCAAGCGATTCTCTCAGCAGTTTACTGGAGATGAGTTTAATGTATACAGAGCACTACGTAGTGTTAACCCTTCTCCTTATTTATTCTATTTTGATTACGGAGATTATAAGATTTTTGGGTCTTCACCAGAGGCACAAATCATTGTGCAAGATAGAAAGGCAGAGATTCACCCTATTGCAGGAACCTTCAAAAGAACAGGTAATGATGAGCAAGATGCCATCCTTGCCAAAGAACTTGCAAAGGATGAGAAAGAAAACTCAGAGCACGTGATGCTTGTAGATCTTGCTCGTAATGACCTATCAAGAAATGGCCACGATGTTACGGTAGAAACCTACCGTGAGGTCCAGTTTTTCTCTCATGTAATACACTTAGTGAGTAAGGTAACTGGGCAAATGCACAAAGATAGTAACACATTACAAGTGGTGGCAGATACCTTCCCAGCAGGAACCTTGAGCGGAGCACCAAAGCACATGGCGATGCAACTTCTCGAAAAATATGAAAACCGCAACCGAACGTTCTATGGAGGAGCGATAGGTTTTATGGATTTTTACGGTAATTTTAATCACGCAATTATCATTCGTTCATTCTTGAGTAAAAATCACACGCTACACTGGCAAGCAGGCGCTGGAGTAGTATCAGGAAGTGACCCAGCAAAGGAATTACAAGAAGTTTATAACAAATTAGGAGCGCTTAATAAAGCACTTGACATCGCAGAAGATATATAG
- a CDS encoding GIY-YIG nuclease family protein, with protein MEPKQFYTYIITNKNNTVLYLGFTDNLKRRISQHKSKSSKGFSGRYNTEKLIWFETTRYVENAIRREKQIKKWNREWKENLINDMNPMWEDLYWML; from the coding sequence ATGGAGCCAAAACAGTTTTACACGTACATAATAACAAACAAGAACAACACTGTTTTATATCTTGGGTTTACAGACAATTTAAAAAGAAGAATTAGCCAACATAAATCAAAAAGTTCTAAAGGGTTTTCAGGTAGGTACAATACCGAAAAATTAATTTGGTTTGAAACTACTCGATATGTTGAAAACGCTATCAGAAGAGAAAAACAAATCAAAAAATGGAACCGTGAGTGGAAAGAGAATTTAATTAATGATATGAATCCTATGTGGGAAGATTTATATTGGATGTTGTGA
- a CDS encoding D-alanine--D-alanine ligase, whose product MQKKNIAVLMGGYSSEYQISLNSGATVVASLDKEKYQVYAVHILKEGWFCVIDGERFTIDKGDFSFNDAFAKKVNFQACYNTIHGTPGEDGKLQAYLELLGIPQTSCDFYESAMTFNKRDTLSVLSSYGVPMAQSVYVNKGDVIDMPFKNSLALKVGYPCFVKPNRAGSSYGVSKVYKEGDLEQALEHAFSEDNQVLIESFLSGTEVSVGVYNFGGETQVLPACEIVPDGDFFSLEAKYSGKSQEIVPARLSEKETNEVQGLTKGIYDLLNLKGICRIDFIFHECKPHFVEVNTNPGLSKESIIPREFKAAGLSLTEVFGEAIEVAIRNNS is encoded by the coding sequence GTGCAGAAAAAAAATATCGCCGTTTTAATGGGTGGCTACAGTAGCGAGTACCAAATATCGCTTAATAGTGGTGCCACCGTAGTTGCTTCTTTAGATAAAGAAAAATACCAAGTGTATGCCGTGCATATCCTTAAGGAGGGATGGTTTTGTGTGATAGATGGCGAGCGATTTACGATAGATAAAGGCGATTTTAGCTTTAATGACGCTTTCGCGAAAAAGGTAAACTTCCAAGCTTGTTACAATACCATACACGGAACGCCAGGCGAGGACGGTAAACTACAAGCCTACCTAGAATTACTAGGAATCCCACAGACGAGTTGTGACTTTTATGAAAGCGCAATGACGTTTAATAAGCGCGACACACTAAGCGTGTTGAGTTCATACGGCGTGCCAATGGCGCAATCTGTGTATGTGAATAAAGGTGATGTGATAGACATGCCTTTTAAAAATTCGCTAGCCTTAAAAGTGGGGTATCCATGTTTTGTGAAGCCTAACCGTGCAGGATCTAGTTACGGCGTGAGTAAAGTATATAAAGAAGGAGATCTCGAACAAGCTCTAGAGCATGCGTTCTCTGAGGATAACCAAGTGCTGATAGAATCTTTTTTAAGCGGTACAGAGGTGTCTGTAGGAGTGTATAACTTTGGAGGAGAGACACAAGTATTGCCTGCTTGTGAGATTGTGCCAGACGGAGATTTTTTTAGTCTAGAGGCAAAATATTCTGGAAAATCACAAGAAATTGTACCAGCACGACTCTCAGAAAAGGAAACAAACGAAGTGCAAGGACTTACAAAAGGGATTTATGATCTCTTGAATCTAAAAGGAATTTGTCGTATAGACTTTATCTTTCACGAGTGTAAACCGCATTTTGTGGAGGTAAATACCAATCCTGGATTGTCAAAGGAAAGTATCATCCCAAGAGAATTTAAAGCAGCAGGACTATCACTTACAGAAGTTTTTGGTGAAGCCATTGAAGTAGCGATTAGAAATAATAGTTAA
- a CDS encoding anthranilate synthase component II, giving the protein MKKILVIDNYDSFVYNLVHYLEELDCIVTVKRNDQFALEECENYDKILLSPGPGIPDEAGLLKEVIKTYGGRKPILGVCLGQQAIGEVFGGTLINLDKVFHGVATQVQITKPDTVLFKDLGEDIAVGRYHSWVVATEDFPPALEVTAVDDNGQIMALRHRELDIRGVQFHPESVLTPDGKTMIKNWVLS; this is encoded by the coding sequence ATGAAAAAGATATTAGTAATAGATAACTACGATTCCTTTGTGTACAATCTTGTGCACTACCTAGAAGAATTAGATTGTATCGTGACCGTAAAGCGCAACGACCAGTTTGCACTTGAAGAGTGCGAAAACTATGACAAAATACTACTCTCACCTGGCCCTGGAATTCCTGATGAAGCTGGCTTACTTAAAGAAGTTATCAAAACCTATGGAGGAAGAAAACCTATACTAGGCGTTTGCCTTGGGCAGCAAGCTATAGGCGAAGTTTTTGGAGGAACTTTAATTAACCTTGATAAAGTATTTCACGGAGTAGCAACACAGGTACAAATAACAAAGCCAGATACTGTACTGTTTAAAGACCTAGGTGAAGATATTGCTGTAGGACGCTACCATTCATGGGTAGTAGCTACAGAAGATTTCCCACCAGCACTAGAAGTTACTGCGGTTGACGATAATGGCCAAATAATGGCTTTACGTCATAGGGAACTTGATATACGTGGTGTACAGTTTCACCCAGAATCTGTACTTACACCAGATGGAAAAACGATGATTAAAAACTGGGTACTTAGTTAA
- a CDS encoding TlpA family protein disulfide reductase, whose protein sequence is MKRMLVALLIILTSCQERQKDYKEAFIEGSNIKALNYDGLEYYIQNHPSETLVINFWATWCAPCIRELPAFEKLGKEYKNKDVTILLVSLDFPDQLEALKAFVEKKDLQSEVLYLDDGDANAWIPKVNDSWSGAIPATLITGSKRKKFYERSFTYEEIEQELNTLIN, encoded by the coding sequence ATGAAGCGAATGCTAGTGGCCTTATTAATCATCTTAACATCCTGCCAAGAAAGGCAAAAGGATTATAAAGAGGCATTTATAGAAGGTAGTAATATTAAAGCATTGAACTACGATGGTCTAGAATACTATATACAAAATCATCCTTCTGAAACTTTAGTGATAAACTTTTGGGCAACATGGTGTGCTCCATGTATCAGGGAGTTGCCGGCTTTTGAGAAATTAGGAAAAGAATACAAAAACAAAGATGTAACTATATTATTAGTGAGTCTTGACTTTCCAGATCAATTAGAAGCTCTTAAAGCTTTTGTTGAGAAGAAAGATTTACAATCTGAAGTTTTATATCTAGATGATGGAGATGCAAATGCTTGGATACCAAAAGTAAATGATTCGTGGAGTGGTGCGATACCAGCAACACTTATAACTGGATCAAAAAGAAAGAAATTTTATGAGCGCTCTTTTACATATGAAGAAATAGAGCAAGAATTGAATACCTTAATTAATTAA